The following are from one region of the Pelagibius sp. CAU 1746 genome:
- the radA gene encoding DNA repair protein RadA encodes MAKPRSQYVCQDCGAVAAKWSGRCEGCGAWNTLAEESVQRAPGGLSGGSGKTGGKIRFVDLQSESQPRPRLNCQIAEFDRVTGGGLVPGSAVLVAGDPGIGKSTLLLQVAARMAVKGADCAYISGEESIDQVRLRARRMGLAQAPVQLASATSVRDMLASLDQAEGPAVVIVDSVQTLYVDSLESAPGTVSQVRAAAQELIRLAKKRGFALLLVGHVTKEGTIAGPKVLEHMVDTVLTFEGDRGHHFRILRAVKNRFGPTDEIGVFEMTDEGLSEVANPSALFLAERRGNIAGAAVFAGLEGTRPLLVEIQALVSASPLATPRRAVVGWDSGRLAMVLAVLEARCGLALAGQEVYLNVAGGLRIGEPAADLAVAAALVSAATGQEVPEQTVIFGEIGLSGEIRPVSQVELRLKEAEKLGFTRAWIAPRRKQAKGKSGGRSGGGQSLAVEEIAHLQDLVARLAAPESPQSGSRSGRAQQSAY; translated from the coding sequence ATGGCGAAGCCGCGCTCGCAATACGTCTGCCAGGACTGCGGCGCCGTCGCGGCCAAGTGGTCCGGGCGCTGCGAAGGCTGCGGCGCCTGGAACACCCTGGCCGAGGAAAGCGTGCAGCGCGCGCCCGGTGGACTGTCAGGGGGCAGCGGCAAGACCGGCGGCAAGATCCGCTTCGTCGACCTGCAGAGCGAGAGTCAGCCGCGCCCGCGCCTGAACTGCCAGATCGCCGAATTCGACCGCGTCACCGGCGGCGGCTTGGTGCCCGGCTCGGCGGTGCTGGTGGCCGGCGACCCGGGCATCGGCAAGTCGACCCTGCTGCTGCAGGTGGCCGCCCGCATGGCGGTAAAAGGCGCCGACTGCGCCTACATCTCCGGCGAGGAGTCCATCGACCAGGTGCGCCTGCGCGCCCGCCGCATGGGCCTGGCCCAGGCCCCGGTGCAGCTCGCTTCGGCGACCTCGGTGCGCGACATGCTGGCCAGCCTGGACCAGGCCGAAGGACCGGCCGTGGTGATCGTCGATTCGGTCCAGACGCTCTATGTCGACAGCCTGGAGTCGGCGCCGGGAACTGTCTCCCAGGTGCGTGCCGCGGCCCAGGAACTGATCCGCCTGGCCAAGAAGCGGGGCTTCGCGCTGCTGCTGGTCGGCCACGTCACCAAGGAAGGCACCATTGCGGGTCCCAAGGTCCTGGAGCACATGGTCGACACGGTTCTGACCTTCGAGGGCGACCGCGGCCACCACTTCCGTATTCTGAGAGCCGTAAAGAACCGCTTCGGCCCGACCGACGAGATCGGCGTCTTCGAAATGACCGACGAAGGCCTCAGCGAGGTCGCCAACCCCTCCGCCCTTTTCCTGGCCGAGCGGCGGGGCAATATCGCCGGAGCCGCGGTCTTCGCCGGCCTGGAGGGAACCCGGCCCCTGCTGGTCGAGATCCAGGCCCTGGTCTCCGCCTCTCCCCTTGCGACCCCGCGGCGGGCCGTGGTTGGCTGGGATTCCGGCCGCCTGGCCATGGTCCTGGCGGTCCTGGAGGCGCGATGCGGGCTGGCGTTGGCCGGCCAAGAGGTATATTTGAACGTTGCCGGCGGCCTGAGGATCGGGGAGCCGGCGGCGGACTTGGCCGTCGCGGCGGCCCTGGTATCGGCGGCAACGGGACAGGAAGTGCCGGAACAGACGGTGATATTCGGCGAAATCGGCCTTTCCGGCGAGATTCGCCCGGTGAGCCAGGTGGAACTGCGCCTCAAGGAAGCCGAGAAACTGGGCTTCACGCGCGCCTGGATCGCCCCGCGCCGCAAGCAGGCAAAAGGCAAGTCGGGCGGAAGATCGGGCGGCGGGCAGAGTCTTGCTGTCGAGGAAATCGCCCATCTGCAGGATCTGGTGGCGCGCCTGGCAGCGCCGGAGTCGCCTCAATCGGGATCCCGGAGCGGCCGGGCCCAGCAGTCGGCCTACTGA
- the der gene encoding ribosome biogenesis GTPase Der, whose amino-acid sequence MTITVAIIGRPNVGKSTLFNRLVGQRLALVDDTPGVTRDRREGEANLFGLEFRVIDTAGLEEVFDASLEGRMRAQTERAVAESDLALLVIDARAGITALDEHFARWLRRSGKPVALVANKCEGREAEAGLNDAYSLGLGQAIPISAEHGLGMSDLYDAVVAVAEKAEETLPEEAPEGGEAEAEAPEETGGVLQLAVVGRPNVGKSTLINKLLGEERLLTGPEAGITRDSIAVEWAYKGRPLRLVDTAGLRRKARVVEKIEKLSTQDTLRAIRFAQVVVLLLDVEEGLEKQDLTIARMVVDEGRALVIGVNKWDSCRERDAALAAIQDRLLRSLPQTRGIPVVTLSALQGHNIGALLEAVFQAYDVWNRRVATADLNRWLDAVTSSHPPPAVNGRRVRLKYMTQAKTRPPTFAIFCSKPQELPPSYLRYLENGLREAFDLPGTPIRLNFRKGDNPYAGRKKPKSDRKNR is encoded by the coding sequence ATGACCATCACCGTCGCCATCATCGGACGCCCCAACGTGGGCAAGTCGACCCTCTTCAACCGGCTGGTCGGGCAGCGCCTGGCGCTGGTCGACGACACGCCGGGCGTCACCCGCGACCGCCGCGAAGGGGAGGCCAACCTCTTCGGGCTGGAGTTCCGGGTCATCGACACCGCCGGCCTGGAGGAGGTCTTCGACGCCAGCCTGGAGGGCCGCATGCGCGCGCAGACCGAGCGTGCCGTGGCGGAGTCCGACCTGGCGCTGCTGGTCATCGACGCGCGCGCCGGGATCACCGCCCTGGACGAGCACTTCGCCCGCTGGCTGCGGCGCAGTGGCAAGCCCGTGGCCCTGGTCGCCAACAAGTGCGAGGGACGGGAAGCCGAAGCCGGTCTCAACGACGCCTACAGCCTGGGCCTGGGCCAGGCGATCCCGATCTCCGCCGAGCACGGCCTGGGCATGAGCGATCTCTACGACGCCGTTGTCGCGGTGGCGGAGAAGGCGGAGGAAACCCTGCCCGAAGAAGCGCCGGAGGGGGGGGAAGCCGAAGCCGAGGCGCCGGAGGAAACCGGCGGCGTGCTGCAGCTCGCCGTAGTCGGCCGGCCCAACGTCGGCAAGTCGACCCTCATCAACAAGCTGCTGGGCGAGGAGCGCCTGCTGACCGGCCCCGAGGCGGGCATCACCCGCGATTCGATTGCCGTGGAATGGGCCTACAAGGGCCGTCCGCTGCGCCTGGTGGATACCGCCGGGCTGCGCCGCAAGGCGCGGGTGGTGGAGAAGATCGAGAAGCTCTCGACGCAGGACACCCTGCGCGCCATCCGCTTCGCCCAGGTGGTGGTGCTGCTGCTGGACGTGGAGGAGGGGCTGGAAAAGCAGGACCTCACCATCGCCCGCATGGTGGTGGACGAGGGCCGGGCGCTGGTGATCGGCGTCAACAAGTGGGACTCCTGCCGCGAGCGCGACGCCGCCTTGGCGGCCATCCAAGACCGCCTGCTGCGCTCCCTGCCGCAGACCCGCGGCATCCCCGTGGTGACGCTCTCGGCGTTGCAGGGCCACAATATCGGCGCGCTGCTAGAGGCGGTGTTCCAGGCCTACGACGTGTGGAACCGCCGCGTCGCGACGGCGGACCTGAACCGCTGGCTGGATGCGGTGACCTCGTCGCACCCGCCACCGGCGGTGAACGGGCGGCGCGTGCGTCTGAAATACATGACCCAGGCCAAGACGCGCCCGCCGACCTTTGCCATCTTCTGCTCCAAGCCGCAGGAGCTGCCGCCCTCCTACCTGCGCTACCTGGAGAACGGCTTGCGCGAGGCCTTCGACCTGCCGGGCACGCCGATCCGCCTCAACTTCCGCAAGGGCGACAACCCCTACGCGGGCCGGAAGAAGCCGAAGAGCGACAGGAAGAATCGCTAG
- a CDS encoding alpha/beta fold hydrolase, translating to MATVENEGASLYYETHGEGPAVVFAHGRGGNCASWWQQVPHFAKHFKVIVFDHRGFGRSRCDGAHFEAAYFSRDIAAILDAEGIDKAALVCQSMGGWGGLKLAVTQPERVAALVLASTPGGLDTPKATAAIEHIASGAIPPGTGQIGKSFVAANPEGAYLARQISGLNSNFPRSFNRLTSAKAVSLRELQGYALPTLAITSTEDVLFPPEVMEEVAATIPGARLEVIPGVGHSTYFEAPETFNALVFGFLRDILLN from the coding sequence GTGGCGACGGTCGAGAACGAAGGTGCGAGCCTCTATTACGAAACCCACGGCGAAGGGCCGGCGGTGGTCTTCGCGCACGGGCGCGGCGGCAACTGTGCGTCCTGGTGGCAGCAGGTCCCTCACTTTGCGAAGCACTTCAAGGTCATCGTCTTCGATCACCGTGGCTTCGGGCGCTCGCGCTGCGACGGCGCGCACTTCGAGGCCGCCTATTTTTCCCGAGACATCGCCGCCATCCTGGATGCCGAGGGTATCGACAAGGCCGCATTGGTCTGCCAGTCGATGGGCGGCTGGGGCGGGTTGAAGCTGGCGGTGACTCAGCCGGAGCGCGTCGCCGCTCTCGTGCTGGCCAGCACGCCCGGCGGTCTGGACACGCCCAAGGCCACCGCGGCGATCGAGCATATCGCCTCCGGCGCCATCCCGCCGGGCACGGGGCAGATCGGCAAGAGCTTCGTCGCCGCCAATCCGGAAGGGGCTTACCTGGCCCGGCAGATCTCCGGCCTCAACTCCAACTTCCCGCGCAGCTTCAACCGACTCACCTCGGCCAAGGCGGTCTCGCTTCGGGAACTCCAGGGCTACGCCTTGCCGACCTTGGCAATCACCAGCACGGAGGACGTGCTGTTCCCGCCGGAAGTGATGGAAGAGGTGGCGGCAACGATCCCCGGCGCGCGGCTGGAGGTTATTCCCGGCGTCGGCCACTCGACCTATTTCGAGGCGCCGGAGACCTTCAATGCGCTGGTCTTCGGCTTTCTGAGGGACATCTTGCTCAACTAA
- a CDS encoding pentapeptide repeat-containing protein encodes MYYESKNIIISKRHISQDALEKLAIVSGRFATRRRDGRRIIMQKCLLAGLNFQDMCFAEAQFLACNFSGADLTGADFSRAKLFASKFEGANLTRANFHRADLRAATFDKALLDGTSFDRADLRKGAIITGEDDDLQVSRELTSSFRDADLSRTDLSYAQLKDVDFSGANLDETNLEGADLRGSRFVGAAFRSARLNNASLHEVDLRGASFEAMNVGELGIEAAPAKPIDDGELNEILDQHERWVDSGGRLGNRADFTAHNLAGRSLAERNLAAISFVNSNLKEVDFRGAVLAACDFTNANLRAANLSHSDLRGSNLASALLEEARFERADIGTLPETGMQTRFPEGFVLSA; translated from the coding sequence ATGTACTACGAATCGAAGAATATTATCATCTCCAAACGCCATATTTCACAGGACGCCTTGGAAAAACTCGCCATCGTCAGCGGCCGCTTCGCCACGCGGCGGCGCGACGGCCGGCGAATCATCATGCAGAAGTGCTTGTTGGCCGGGCTGAACTTCCAGGACATGTGCTTCGCCGAGGCCCAGTTCCTGGCCTGCAATTTCTCAGGCGCCGACCTGACTGGCGCGGATTTCAGCCGCGCGAAGCTCTTTGCCTCGAAATTCGAGGGGGCGAACCTGACCCGCGCCAACTTCCATCGCGCGGACCTGCGCGCGGCCACCTTCGACAAGGCGCTGCTGGATGGGACGTCGTTTGACCGGGCCGACCTTCGAAAGGGGGCGATCATCACCGGTGAGGACGACGACCTGCAGGTATCGCGCGAGCTTACGTCCTCGTTCCGCGATGCCGACCTCAGCCGCACCGATCTCAGCTATGCCCAGTTGAAGGACGTCGACTTCAGCGGCGCCAACCTGGACGAGACCAATCTGGAAGGCGCCGATTTGCGGGGCAGCCGCTTTGTCGGTGCGGCTTTTCGCAGCGCCCGCCTCAACAATGCCAGCCTGCACGAGGTGGACCTGCGCGGCGCGAGCTTCGAGGCAATGAACGTCGGCGAACTGGGTATCGAAGCCGCGCCGGCCAAGCCGATCGACGACGGCGAACTGAACGAGATCCTGGATCAGCACGAACGCTGGGTCGACAGCGGCGGCCGGTTGGGCAACCGCGCCGACTTCACGGCCCACAACCTTGCCGGCCGCAGTCTGGCGGAGCGGAACCTGGCGGCCATCTCCTTCGTCAACTCGAACCTCAAGGAAGTGGATTTCCGCGGCGCGGTGCTGGCCGCCTGCGACTTCACCAACGCCAATCTGCGTGCCGCCAATCTCTCGCACAGCGACCTTCGGGGCAGCAACCTGGCGAGCGCCCTCCTGGAAGAAGCCCGCTTTGAACGGGCCGATATCGGGACGCTGCCCGAAACCGGCATGCAGACCCGCTTTCCCGAGGGGTTCGTGCTCAGCGCCTAG
- a CDS encoding CvpA family protein, with protein sequence MDSLPINLADLIVIIVLVVSGIFAFVRGFVHEVLAVGSWIGAAFVTLYAYPHVQPWVLGVITVEFIASLLTGVGLFLVTLVLFSVLTRILSNRIQQSSLGALDRSLGLIFGFARGAVIVVLAWLALDYVVVEDERPGWIQDAKSRPLVERGADMLMTLVPAELLERGDQAAEDAKRRAEEMRRAEQTYQQLVSPLRKADAPEEQPAYNEGMRDEIEKAIEGLMSDETAPGETKQ encoded by the coding sequence ATGGACAGCTTGCCGATCAATCTGGCGGACCTCATCGTCATCATCGTGCTGGTGGTGTCGGGGATCTTTGCCTTCGTGCGCGGCTTCGTGCACGAGGTTCTGGCCGTAGGCTCCTGGATCGGTGCCGCCTTCGTCACCCTCTATGCCTATCCCCATGTCCAGCCCTGGGTGCTGGGCGTCATCACCGTCGAATTCATCGCCAGCCTGCTGACCGGCGTCGGGCTCTTCCTGGTGACCTTGGTGCTGTTCTCGGTGCTGACGCGCATCCTCTCCAACCGCATCCAGCAAAGCAGCCTGGGCGCCCTCGACCGTTCCCTCGGGCTGATCTTCGGCTTCGCCCGCGGCGCCGTCATCGTGGTGCTGGCCTGGCTGGCCCTGGACTACGTGGTCGTCGAGGACGAACGTCCCGGCTGGATTCAGGACGCCAAGTCGCGTCCCCTGGTTGAGCGCGGCGCCGACATGTTGATGACCCTGGTGCCTGCCGAACTGCTGGAGCGCGGCGACCAGGCCGCCGAGGACGCGAAGCGTCGCGCCGAGGAAATGCGCCGCGCCGAACAGACCTATCAGCAGTTGGTGTCACCGCTCAGAAAAGCCGATGCACCCGAAGAACAACCCGCGTATAACGAAGGCATGCGCGACGAGATCGAGAAGGCCATCGAAGGCCTGATGTCGGACGAAACCGCGCCGGGAGAGACCAAGCAGTGA
- a CDS encoding DUF2937 family protein yields MFARLFYSLGAAGGGAAFSQFPEYYAHYVQRLGGRIDQARQRAEEIRTDAAEKGLTVEDYIEQFLESAPHSLEGARMSESIFQLDRMEAAYRALRDAPPLQRPFAFAEHMNTGLVEATLGDFNPAVPLTPEGLAYAACGVLAGLILVLGSRRVLRRRRPKELEA; encoded by the coding sequence ATGTTCGCCCGCCTGTTCTATAGCCTCGGCGCCGCCGGAGGCGGCGCAGCCTTCTCGCAGTTCCCCGAGTACTACGCCCACTACGTCCAGCGCCTGGGCGGGCGCATCGACCAAGCGCGCCAGCGTGCCGAAGAGATTCGGACCGACGCCGCGGAGAAAGGCCTCACGGTCGAGGATTACATCGAGCAGTTCCTGGAGAGCGCGCCGCACAGCCTGGAAGGCGCGCGCATGTCGGAGAGCATCTTCCAGCTCGACCGCATGGAAGCCGCCTACCGGGCGTTGCGCGACGCGCCGCCGTTGCAGCGCCCCTTCGCTTTCGCCGAGCACATGAACACGGGCCTTGTCGAGGCCACGCTGGGCGACTTCAATCCCGCCGTGCCGCTCACGCCGGAAGGCCTCGCCTACGCGGCCTGCGGCGTGCTGGCCGGCCTGATCTTAGTTCTCGGCTCGCGGCGCGTCCTGCGCCGGCGGCGCCCCAAGGAGTTGGAAGCATAA
- a CDS encoding ABC transporter ATP-binding protein — MSQATAPAAGEAVPKIQIRGLTKAFGDKVVLDGIDLDIHKGESMLVIGGSGSGKSVLLKCILGLLHPEAGSIKVDGEEVVGLYGEDLERIRRKFGMLFQNAALFDSLTVWENVAFGLVQGQRMARGKARDIAYEKLAAVGLGEDVGRLTPAELSGGMRKRVGLARAIATEPEIIFFDEPTTGLDPIMGDVIDRLIVQCVKQLGATGLSITHDMASARRISDRVAMLYKGKIIWVGATARIDESGNPYVDQFINGRAEGPIQMEVRAL; from the coding sequence ATGAGCCAAGCCACCGCACCGGCGGCAGGGGAAGCTGTGCCGAAAATCCAGATTCGCGGCCTGACCAAGGCTTTCGGCGACAAGGTGGTGCTGGACGGTATCGACCTCGACATCCACAAGGGCGAGTCGATGCTGGTCATCGGCGGATCGGGCAGCGGCAAATCGGTGCTGCTGAAATGCATTCTGGGGCTGCTGCACCCGGAGGCAGGCTCCATCAAGGTTGACGGCGAAGAGGTCGTCGGACTCTATGGCGAAGACCTGGAGCGCATTCGCCGCAAGTTCGGTATGTTGTTCCAGAACGCCGCCCTCTTCGACTCCCTCACGGTCTGGGAAAACGTCGCCTTCGGCCTCGTCCAGGGCCAACGCATGGCGCGCGGCAAAGCCCGCGACATCGCCTACGAGAAACTGGCCGCCGTCGGCCTGGGTGAGGACGTTGGCCGGCTGACGCCGGCGGAGCTGTCCGGCGGCATGCGCAAGCGCGTGGGGCTGGCCCGCGCCATCGCGACGGAGCCGGAGATCATTTTCTTCGACGAGCCCACCACCGGCCTGGATCCGATCATGGGCGACGTCATCGACCGCCTCATCGTCCAGTGCGTGAAGCAGCTCGGCGCGACCGGCCTGTCGATCACCCACGACATGGCCAGCGCGCGGCGCATCTCCGACCGCGTCGCCATGCTCTACAAGGGCAAGATCATCTGGGTCGGCGCGACTGCGCGGATCGATGAATCCGGCAACCCCTATGTCGATCAGTTCATCAACGGGCGCGCCGAGGGCCCGATCCAGATGGAAGTTCGCGCCCTTTGA
- a CDS encoding alpha-L-glutamate ligase: MPRIHVLHENPDWLPPLAAALDGSGAAWEDWLLVERAIDLSVAPPEGVFYNRMSASSHTRGHRYSAELTAVTLAWLSQYGRRIVNGPAALDLEISKVRQYAALARAGVATPRTVPVVGKDKLVAAARQAFGKGRFLLKPNRGGKGLGVHLFEDADDLAGFLETFDYEAPLDGVHLLQDYVVTREPIVTRAEFVGGRFLYAVEVDTSNGFELCPADVCSLPGAARPAFKVVEDIDAGLKARLERFLQLADIEIAGIEFAVGADGLPLVYDVNTNTNYNSEAEAAAGVDVTGMEAIAGFLKGELNKRLREAA, encoded by the coding sequence ATGCCCCGTATCCATGTCCTGCACGAGAACCCTGACTGGCTGCCCCCGCTGGCCGCGGCCCTGGACGGCAGCGGCGCGGCCTGGGAGGACTGGCTGCTGGTGGAGCGCGCCATCGATCTCTCGGTGGCCCCGCCGGAAGGGGTTTTCTACAACCGCATGAGCGCGTCCTCGCACACGCGCGGGCATCGCTACTCGGCGGAGCTGACGGCGGTCACGCTGGCGTGGCTGAGCCAGTACGGGCGGCGGATCGTCAATGGCCCTGCCGCGCTGGACCTGGAGATCAGCAAGGTGCGCCAGTACGCGGCCCTGGCCCGCGCCGGCGTGGCGACACCGCGCACGGTTCCTGTGGTCGGCAAGGACAAACTGGTCGCTGCCGCGCGGCAGGCCTTTGGCAAGGGGCGCTTCCTGCTGAAACCGAATCGCGGCGGCAAGGGCCTGGGCGTTCACCTCTTTGAGGACGCCGACGATCTCGCCGGGTTCCTGGAGACCTTCGACTACGAGGCGCCGCTGGATGGCGTACACCTGCTGCAGGACTACGTGGTCACGCGTGAGCCCATCGTCACGCGCGCGGAATTCGTCGGCGGACGCTTCCTCTATGCCGTCGAGGTCGATACCAGCAACGGTTTCGAGCTCTGCCCGGCTGATGTCTGCAGCCTGCCCGGCGCGGCGCGGCCGGCCTTCAAGGTGGTGGAGGACATCGACGCGGGCTTGAAGGCCCGGCTGGAACGTTTCCTGCAGCTCGCCGACATCGAGATTGCCGGCATCGAGTTCGCCGTCGGTGCGGACGGCTTGCCGCTGGTCTATGACGTGAACACCAACACCAACTACAACTCCGAGGCCGAAGCCGCCGCCGGCGTGGATGTCACCGGCATGGAGGCCATCGCCGGCTTCCTGAAGGGCGAGCTGAACAAGCGCCTGCGCGAAGCCGCCTGA
- the purF gene encoding amidophosphoribosyltransferase, producing MITTNPLAPAVGRTGDDDKFHDECGVFGIFGSEDAAAMAALGLHALQHRGQESAGIVAYDGEHFNAHRDLGHVGDIFSSEDVMSRLTGRAAIGHNRYSTTGETALRNVQPLFADLSLGGFALAHNGNLTNARRLRRELVNQGAIFQSTSDTETILHLIATSEAGSLIDRIIAALRQVEGAYSLVAMSSNCIFAVRDPMGVRPLVLGRLGDAYVVTSETCALDIIGADFVRDIEAGEMVVLDESGVHSLRPFPPAPRRPCIFEYIYFARPDSMMEGISIYGARKRIGAVLSEESGIEADVVIPVPDSGVPAAIGYSERSGIPFELGIIRNHYVGRTFIEPGQQIRNLGVKLKHNANRRFIEGKRVVLVDDSIVRGTTSIKIVEMVRAAGATEVHMRIAAPPTTHSCFYGIDTPERSELLASAMDVEAMAGHIGVDSLAFISIDGLYRAMGEPGRDAMLPKFCDACFTGDYPIRLTDFEGRDKPAQLSLLAERA from the coding sequence GTGATTACCACCAATCCTCTGGCCCCCGCTGTTGGTCGTACTGGGGACGACGACAAATTCCACGACGAATGCGGCGTATTCGGGATCTTCGGCAGCGAGGATGCCGCGGCCATGGCCGCCCTGGGACTGCATGCCCTGCAGCACCGCGGGCAGGAATCGGCGGGGATCGTCGCCTACGACGGCGAGCATTTCAACGCTCACCGCGACCTCGGGCACGTCGGCGATATCTTTTCCTCCGAAGATGTCATGTCGCGCCTCACCGGGCGCGCCGCCATCGGCCACAACCGCTATTCCACCACCGGGGAAACCGCACTGCGCAACGTGCAGCCGCTGTTCGCCGATCTCTCCCTCGGCGGCTTCGCGCTGGCTCACAACGGCAACCTCACCAATGCGCGCCGCCTGCGCCGCGAGTTGGTGAACCAGGGCGCCATCTTCCAGTCGACCTCCGACACCGAGACCATTCTTCATCTGATCGCCACGTCGGAGGCCGGCAGCCTGATCGACCGCATCATTGCGGCCCTGCGCCAGGTGGAAGGCGCCTACTCCCTGGTCGCGATGTCGAGCAACTGCATCTTCGCCGTGCGCGATCCCATGGGGGTGCGCCCGCTGGTGCTGGGGCGCCTGGGCGATGCCTACGTGGTGACTTCCGAAACCTGCGCCCTCGACATCATCGGCGCCGACTTCGTGCGCGACATCGAGGCCGGCGAGATGGTGGTGCTGGACGAGTCCGGCGTGCATTCGCTGCGCCCCTTCCCGCCGGCGCCGCGCCGGCCCTGCATTTTCGAGTACATCTACTTCGCCCGCCCCGATTCCATGATGGAAGGCATCAGCATCTACGGGGCCCGCAAGCGGATCGGCGCCGTTCTGTCCGAGGAAAGCGGCATCGAGGCCGATGTGGTCATTCCGGTACCGGATTCCGGCGTCCCCGCGGCGATCGGCTATTCGGAACGATCCGGCATTCCCTTCGAGTTGGGCATCATCCGCAACCACTACGTCGGGCGCACCTTCATCGAGCCCGGTCAGCAGATCCGCAACCTCGGGGTCAAGCTGAAGCACAACGCCAACCGCCGCTTCATCGAGGGCAAGCGCGTTGTGCTGGTGGACGATTCCATCGTACGCGGGACCACCTCGATCAAGATCGTCGAAATGGTGCGCGCCGCCGGCGCCACTGAGGTTCACATGCGTATCGCCGCGCCGCCGACCACCCATTCCTGCTTTTACGGCATCGATACGCCGGAGCGCAGCGAACTGCTCGCCTCCGCCATGGACGTGGAGGCCATGGCCGGCCATATCGGCGTCGACAGCCTGGCCTTCATCTCCATCGACGGCCTCTACCGCGCCATGGGGGAGCCGGGACGCGATGCGATGCTGCCGAAGTTCTGCGATGCCTGCTTCACCGGCGACTACCCCATCCGCCTGACCGACTTCGAGGGCCGCGACAAGCCGGCCCAGTTGTCGCTGCTGGCGGAGCGGGCCTGA
- a CDS encoding SDR family NAD(P)-dependent oxidoreductase — protein MSNGPGPSSRRLEGRIAVVTGASRGIGAAVARRFAAEGAQLILIARTVGALEELDDAIRAEGGKQPVLVPHDLRDFDGLDRLGASLHERYGKLDILVGNAGILGPLTPVGHVKPDIWQEVMDVNVTANFRLIRSLDPLLRLSEAGRALFVTSGAAAGGNAYWGPYAVSKAALEALVRTYAAEITKTKVKANLISPGPIRTMMRAAAFPGEDPESLRPPEAITEAFVELTEPGCAKNGEIVEVR, from the coding sequence ATGTCGAATGGACCTGGCCCCTCGTCCCGCCGCCTTGAGGGCCGCATCGCCGTCGTCACCGGAGCCTCGCGCGGCATCGGCGCCGCCGTGGCCAGGCGCTTCGCCGCCGAAGGCGCGCAGCTGATCCTCATCGCCCGCACCGTCGGAGCGCTGGAGGAACTGGACGACGCGATCCGCGCGGAGGGTGGCAAGCAGCCGGTCCTGGTTCCCCATGACCTGCGCGACTTCGATGGCCTGGACCGCCTTGGCGCTTCCCTGCACGAGCGCTACGGCAAGCTGGACATCCTGGTGGGCAACGCCGGCATACTGGGGCCGCTGACCCCGGTCGGGCACGTCAAGCCGGACATTTGGCAGGAAGTCATGGACGTGAACGTGACCGCCAACTTCCGGCTGATCCGCAGTCTCGATCCCCTGCTGCGGCTCTCCGAGGCCGGGCGGGCGCTCTTCGTTACCTCGGGTGCGGCAGCCGGCGGCAATGCCTACTGGGGGCCCTACGCCGTCTCCAAGGCCGCACTTGAAGCCCTGGTGCGCACCTATGCCGCCGAGATCACCAAGACCAAGGTGAAAGCCAATCTGATCTCCCCCGGCCCGATCCGCACCATGATGCGCGCCGCCGCTTTCCCCGGCGAGGACCCTGAGAGCCTGCGCCCGCCCGAGGCGATCACCGAGGCCTTCGTCGAATTGACCGAACCCGGCTGCGCGAAGAACGGCGAAATCGTCGAGGTGCGCTAA
- a CDS encoding glutathione S-transferase family protein, with protein MSDKPVLYGFDGSTYVRTVRMVLADKGVDYDQVPVNVLAGEPRQADHLARHPFGKVPVIDIDGMRIRETDAICRYLEETLPDPSCMPKSAGDRARMNEAISLINSYGYGALVGVAGYHLFPDFIGGKNEEQRQVCLQDSAKLLTLLMENKGDAPWLAGSKPSLADYLLGPIIFYVSLTPDAEQILSVPGVSDWWQRMQDVDNFKATEPDLG; from the coding sequence ATGTCCGACAAACCCGTTCTCTATGGTTTCGATGGATCCACCTACGTGCGCACCGTCCGCATGGTGCTCGCCGACAAGGGAGTCGACTACGACCAGGTGCCGGTGAATGTGCTGGCCGGCGAGCCGCGACAGGCGGATCACCTCGCCAGGCATCCCTTCGGCAAGGTCCCGGTGATCGATATCGACGGCATGCGGATTCGGGAGACCGACGCCATCTGCCGCTATCTCGAAGAGACCCTGCCGGATCCCTCCTGCATGCCGAAAAGCGCAGGGGACCGTGCGCGCATGAACGAGGCGATCAGCCTCATCAACAGCTACGGCTACGGCGCCCTGGTGGGGGTCGCCGGTTATCACCTCTTTCCCGACTTCATCGGCGGCAAGAACGAGGAGCAGCGCCAGGTCTGCCTGCAAGACAGCGCAAAGCTTCTGACGCTGCTGATGGAGAACAAAGGAGACGCCCCCTGGCTGGCCGGCAGTAAGCCGAGTCTCGCCGACTACCTGCTCGGACCGATCATCTTCTATGTCTCGCTGACCCCGGATGCCGAGCAAATCCTCAGCGTGCCCGGCGTCTCGGATTGGTGGCAGCGGATGCAGGACGTCGATAACTTCAAGGCAACCGAGCCCGATCTGGGCTGA